The proteins below come from a single Synechococcus sp. WH 8101 genomic window:
- a CDS encoding class I SAM-dependent methyltransferase, whose product MDDLSLLIDLHVDGERQGPGSDACTKKALQLTGLNREHPLQIADLGCGTGASAMVLAEELNAKVIAVDFLQPFLDTLISRSRERGISDQIETLCCSIDALPFENKSLDVIWSEGAIYNIGFAEGARTWKRYLKPGGWLVVSEITWLTAERPAELSQHWETEYPEIGLASEKLAVLEQLGYAPEAYFALPEDCWIDHFYMPMQERFAAYLERNNHSAEARAVVADMEVEIALYRKFRSLFSYGVYVARVPAVS is encoded by the coding sequence TTGGATGATCTGAGCCTGTTGATCGATCTCCATGTGGATGGCGAGCGTCAGGGACCGGGAAGCGACGCCTGCACCAAAAAAGCCCTGCAGCTAACGGGACTGAACCGAGAGCATCCCTTGCAGATTGCAGATCTTGGCTGCGGCACCGGCGCATCAGCGATGGTGCTAGCGGAAGAACTCAACGCCAAAGTGATCGCCGTTGATTTCCTGCAACCCTTTCTCGATACGCTTATAAGCCGCTCTCGAGAACGAGGTATTAGTGATCAAATTGAGACCCTCTGTTGCAGCATCGATGCGCTTCCCTTCGAGAACAAATCGCTGGATGTGATCTGGTCGGAGGGAGCGATCTACAACATCGGCTTTGCCGAAGGTGCGCGTACCTGGAAGCGCTATCTCAAGCCCGGCGGATGGCTTGTGGTCTCGGAAATCACCTGGCTCACCGCTGAGCGGCCCGCCGAACTCAGCCAGCACTGGGAGACGGAATACCCCGAGATTGGCCTGGCTTCTGAGAAGTTAGCCGTTCTGGAGCAGCTTGGATATGCGCCGGAGGCCTACTTTGCGCTTCCAGAAGACTGCTGGATCGATCACTTCTACATGCCGATGCAGGAGCGCTTCGCGGCCTACCTCGAGCGCAACAACCACTCAGCCGAAGCACGTGCTGTGGTCGCCGACATGGAGGTAGAAATCGCTCTGTACAGAAAGTTCAGATCCCTCTTCAGTTACGGCGTGTATGTGGCCCGCGTGCCTGCGGTGAGCTGA
- a CDS encoding DUF3721 domain-containing protein: MLHRFSLAAVAIGMALLLGPEAGWSHSRGLYATQAEAEQRAKQLGCKGVHQNNGQWMPCSNESMLHKELREE; encoded by the coding sequence GTGCTTCACCGTTTCAGCCTCGCCGCTGTGGCCATTGGCATGGCGTTGCTACTGGGCCCCGAGGCCGGCTGGTCCCACAGCAGAGGTCTGTACGCCACCCAGGCGGAGGCTGAGCAGCGCGCCAAGCAACTGGGCTGCAAGGGCGTGCATCAGAACAACGGTCAGTGGATGCCCTGCAGCAATGAGTCGATGTTGCATAAGGAACTGCGAGAGGAATGA